In Coleofasciculus chthonoplastes PCC 7420, the following proteins share a genomic window:
- the moaC gene encoding cyclic pyranopterin monophosphate synthase MoaC, whose translation MTQDSAQKSSLSHLNSQGQAQMVDVSSKPATRRQAVAGAQVRMQRATFQAIETGNAPKGDVLATARLAGIMAAKQTANLIPLCHPLPLHQVEVHIQPDAQLPGYQIQASVTTKAETGVEMEALTAVSVAALTLYDMAKALEKSIQIESIRLLSKTGGKSGEYQSPS comes from the coding sequence ATGACGCAAGACTCTGCCCAAAAATCATCCCTCAGCCATCTAAATTCTCAGGGTCAAGCCCAAATGGTCGATGTTTCCAGCAAACCCGCTACCCGCCGCCAAGCCGTCGCTGGGGCTCAAGTGCGGATGCAAAGGGCGACATTCCAAGCGATTGAGACAGGTAATGCGCCGAAAGGAGATGTTTTAGCCACCGCCCGACTAGCTGGTATTATGGCAGCCAAGCAGACGGCAAATTTGATTCCTTTGTGTCATCCCTTACCCCTACACCAAGTCGAGGTACACATCCAACCTGATGCTCAATTACCGGGGTATCAGATTCAGGCATCGGTGACGACAAAAGCCGAAACCGGGGTAGAAATGGAAGCCTTGACTGCCGTTTCCGTTGCCGCCCTGACGCTGTACGATATGGCAAAAGCATTGGAGAAATCTATTCAAATTGAATCCATCCGTCTGTTGAGTAAGACGGGTGGCAAATCCGGCGAGTATCAATCCCCCAGTTGA
- a CDS encoding ATP-dependent 6-phosphofructokinase, with translation MAEHKRIGILTSGGDCAGLNAVIRAVVHRAVGTYNWEVWGIYRATQGLMQRPPQATRLEPKQVDAALTLAGTILGTTNKGNPFAFPMSDGTVRDRSSEIAEGYHQLGLDALIGIGGDGSLAILRKLAEVGGINLVGIPKTIDNDVGITERSIGFDTAVNIATEALDRLQFTAASHDRVMILEVMGRDAGHIAISAGIAGGADIILIPEIPYTLERICQQIQQRKQQGNNYSVAIVSEAVRTESGEVVQNMLSFGECRYGGIGHYLADRISALSGAETRVTVLGHTQRGGTPSPLDRLTASAFGVAAVDLIADKDYDKMVTWQNRQVVSVPILDAIGQYKAVDSQGTLVKTARGLGICLGD, from the coding sequence ATGGCAGAACATAAACGGATTGGTATTCTCACCAGTGGTGGGGATTGTGCGGGGTTAAATGCAGTGATTCGAGCCGTGGTTCACCGAGCGGTGGGAACCTATAATTGGGAGGTTTGGGGCATTTATCGGGCAACCCAAGGGTTGATGCAGCGCCCTCCCCAAGCCACTCGCCTAGAACCCAAGCAAGTTGATGCGGCGCTAACCTTAGCGGGAACGATTCTGGGAACAACCAATAAAGGCAACCCCTTTGCATTTCCCATGTCCGATGGTACAGTACGCGATCGCTCATCGGAAATTGCCGAAGGGTATCATCAGTTAGGACTTGATGCCCTGATTGGGATTGGTGGTGATGGCAGTTTAGCGATTCTGCGTAAACTGGCAGAAGTTGGGGGGATAAATTTGGTGGGGATTCCCAAAACCATTGATAATGATGTCGGGATTACGGAGCGTTCCATCGGATTTGATACGGCGGTAAATATTGCCACCGAAGCCCTAGACCGTTTACAGTTTACCGCCGCTAGCCATGATCGGGTGATGATCCTGGAAGTTATGGGGCGCGATGCGGGTCATATTGCGATTAGTGCGGGAATTGCAGGCGGTGCTGATATTATTCTAATTCCGGAAATCCCTTATACTCTAGAACGAATCTGCCAGCAAATCCAACAACGCAAACAACAGGGCAACAACTATAGTGTGGCAATTGTCTCCGAAGCGGTTCGCACGGAATCCGGGGAAGTGGTGCAGAATATGCTCAGTTTTGGTGAATGTCGATATGGCGGGATTGGTCATTATTTGGCGGATCGAATTAGCGCCTTAAGTGGTGCAGAAACACGAGTGACAGTGTTGGGACATACCCAGCGCGGTGGTACACCATCACCCTTAGATCGCCTCACCGCCTCGGCGTTTGGTGTCGCGGCAGTGGATTTAATTGCTGACAAAGACTATGATAAGATGGTAACCTGGCAAAATCGACAGGTTGTCAGCGTCCCGATTTTAGACGCGATCGGTCAGTATAAAGCGGTGGATTCCCAAGGGACTCTGGTGAAAACCGCCAGAGGTTTAGGAATTTGTCTAGGAGATTAA
- a CDS encoding IS607 family transposase has protein sequence MSSLTPQEAATLLGVTVKTLHRWELNGKIRASRTAGGHRRYDIVDLIGNKSGNELTVGYARVSSHDQKDYLNRQVLVLESYCAKQGWEFEIIQDLGSGMNYKKKGLIRLIKLITSYQVERLVLTHKDRLLRFGSDLIFTLCESFGTEVIILNRSDDSTFEEDLAADVLEIITVFSARLYGSRSHKNKKIVDELREVAKKL, from the coding sequence ATGTCTAGTTTAACCCCCCAAGAAGCAGCTACTCTACTAGGTGTGACGGTCAAAACGTTGCACCGATGGGAACTCAACGGCAAAATACGAGCTTCTCGGACGGCTGGCGGTCATCGTCGATACGATATTGTTGACTTAATTGGCAATAAATCGGGTAATGAATTAACCGTTGGTTATGCCAGAGTATCTAGTCACGACCAAAAAGACTATTTAAATAGACAAGTTTTAGTTTTAGAAAGCTATTGTGCCAAACAGGGATGGGAATTTGAGATTATTCAAGATCTCGGTAGTGGCATGAACTACAAAAAGAAAGGACTGATTAGATTAATCAAGTTAATTACCAGTTACCAAGTAGAAAGGCTGGTCTTAACGCATAAGGATAGACTCCTGAGATTTGGTTCGGATTTGATTTTCACATTATGTGAGAGTTTTGGCACCGAGGTAATAATTCTCAACCGTTCTGATGATAGTACATTCGAGGAAGACTTGGCAGCAGATGTACTAGAAATTATCACAGTATTTTCCGCTCGTCTATATGGAAGTCGAAGCCATAAGAACAAAAAAATAGTGGATGAACTGAGGGAGGTAGCTAAAAAGCTATGA
- the dnaA gene encoding chromosomal replication initiator protein DnaA, with protein MSPEQLWIQVLERLQFQLSRPTFETWLKGTTAQQLDQNCLVVCTPNPFARNWLQKYYIKTITDVVQEILGQSVDIYLTVITDNDNTTISDTGISWSVPVAANPDTERPSHQLPKPTELNQKYVFSRFVVGSNNRMAHAAALAVAESPGREFNPLFLCGGVGLGKTHLMQAIAHFRWENSPNSKIFYVSTEHFTNDLIAAIRKDSMQSFREHYRAAEVLLIDDIQFIEGKEYTQEEFFHTFNTLHEAGKQIVLASDRPPHQISRLQERLCSRFSMGLIADIQPPDLETRMAILQKKAEYENIRLPRSVVEYIATQYKSNIRELEGALIRVVAYISISGVPMSVENIAPILNPRTPTVQAAPEIIVTTVADAFNVSVEDLKGNSRRREISWSRQIAMYLMRQHTDLSLPRIGEEFGGKDHTTVMYSCDKITQLRERDPSVAQKLSQLSDRINLASQTQSQA; from the coding sequence ATGTCCCCCGAACAGCTCTGGATACAGGTATTGGAGCGTTTACAATTCCAACTCAGCCGACCCACGTTTGAAACCTGGCTCAAGGGAACAACCGCTCAGCAGCTCGACCAGAATTGCTTAGTGGTTTGTACCCCCAATCCCTTTGCCAGAAATTGGTTGCAAAAGTATTACATCAAAACAATCACTGATGTGGTGCAGGAAATCCTGGGACAATCGGTGGACATTTACCTTACCGTGATCACTGACAACGACAACACCACAATCAGCGATACAGGTATTTCCTGGTCGGTTCCGGTTGCGGCTAACCCCGATACCGAACGTCCCTCTCATCAACTCCCTAAACCCACAGAGTTAAATCAGAAGTACGTGTTTTCTCGCTTCGTGGTTGGTTCAAATAATCGCATGGCTCATGCGGCGGCTTTGGCTGTAGCCGAATCACCGGGGCGGGAGTTTAATCCCCTGTTTTTGTGTGGGGGCGTTGGTTTGGGGAAAACTCACTTAATGCAAGCGATCGCGCATTTCCGGTGGGAAAACTCTCCCAATTCTAAGATATTTTATGTGTCTACTGAACATTTTACCAATGATCTGATTGCTGCCATCCGCAAAGATAGTATGCAAAGTTTTCGAGAACACTATCGAGCGGCTGAGGTGCTGTTGATTGATGATATTCAGTTTATCGAAGGAAAAGAATATACTCAGGAAGAATTTTTTCATACGTTCAATACCTTACACGAAGCCGGAAAACAAATCGTCTTGGCATCCGATCGCCCGCCGCATCAGATTAGCCGCTTGCAGGAACGGCTATGTTCTCGCTTTTCGATGGGGTTAATCGCCGATATTCAGCCGCCTGACTTGGAAACCCGGATGGCAATTTTGCAAAAAAAGGCAGAGTATGAAAACATCCGGTTGCCGCGATCGGTGGTCGAGTATATTGCCACTCAATATAAATCGAATATTCGCGAACTCGAGGGGGCATTAATCCGCGTCGTCGCTTACATCTCGATTTCGGGAGTACCGATGAGTGTCGAGAACATTGCACCAATTTTGAATCCGCGAACCCCAACTGTACAAGCTGCACCGGAGATCATTGTGACAACCGTCGCTGATGCCTTTAATGTCTCGGTAGAAGACTTAAAAGGAAACTCACGCCGCCGAGAAATTAGTTGGTCTAGGCAAATTGCCATGTATCTGATGCGGCAGCATACTGATTTGAGCTTACCCCGAATTGGTGAAGAATTTGGCGGCAAGGATCATACCACAGTGATGTATAGCTGTGACAAGATTACTCAACTACGAGAACGCGATCCCAGCGTGGCACAGAAACTGAGTCAATTGAGCGATCGCATTAATTTGGCAAGTCAAACTCAAAGCCAAGCTTAA
- a CDS encoding TldD/PmbA family protein, protein MPTVLADTQNLIADLIARYRSRVDYLAIRLEESEGTSIIVRGNKVETLSEGLAIGGQVRACYKGGWGFASFNQLSSLKERLEEAISAARIVGDGETLLAPISIVQDTCQLPLTGTDPRMIPLTEKKALCDRYNQLLKRFDPRITTTSVRYGDSHQRIIIATSEGTLIEQSWADLEMRFSATARKDEIVQTGRETTGSRNGYEDLTDLDMQVQGAAQRAVNALSLSPVRGGVYTVVIDPILSGLFVHEAFGHLSEADMAYENPDLLEVMSKGRRFGPPDLQIFDGAAPEGHRGSYCYDDEGTPATTTQLIKDGILVGRLHSRETAGKLGEAPSGNARCLNYHYPPIVRMTNTWIEPGKTPVKDLVRGIREGVYARNWLGGMTNGEMFTFSAGEAWMIREGQIAEPVRDVTLSGNVFKTLGDIEAIGNDFYWDESGGCGKGGQSGLPVGCGGPSLRIRNVVVGGSQ, encoded by the coding sequence ATGCCTACTGTACTCGCGGATACTCAAAATTTAATTGCAGATCTGATCGCTCGCTATCGCTCTCGCGTGGATTACTTAGCGATTCGCTTAGAAGAATCTGAAGGAACCAGCATTATCGTGCGGGGCAATAAGGTAGAAACCTTGAGTGAGGGGCTTGCTATTGGTGGACAGGTGCGAGCCTGTTATAAGGGCGGTTGGGGCTTTGCCAGTTTCAATCAACTCTCTAGCCTGAAGGAGCGACTGGAAGAAGCAATCAGCGCCGCCCGAATTGTCGGGGATGGAGAAACCCTACTTGCCCCGATTTCGATCGTGCAAGATACTTGCCAACTCCCCCTAACTGGGACTGATCCCCGGATGATTCCTCTAACCGAGAAGAAAGCGCTGTGCGATCGCTACAACCAATTGCTCAAACGTTTTGATCCCCGGATTACAACAACCTCTGTCCGCTACGGCGATAGCCATCAACGGATCATTATTGCGACATCCGAAGGCACGCTGATTGAGCAATCTTGGGCAGATCTAGAAATGCGTTTCTCGGCTACCGCCCGTAAGGATGAGATTGTGCAGACGGGACGAGAAACCACCGGATCTCGCAATGGTTACGAAGATCTCACTGATCTGGATATGCAAGTACAGGGTGCGGCGCAACGGGCGGTTAATGCTTTGTCTTTGTCACCCGTTCGGGGAGGAGTTTACACGGTGGTTATTGATCCGATTCTCTCCGGTTTATTTGTTCATGAAGCCTTTGGACATCTTTCTGAAGCGGATATGGCGTATGAAAACCCCGATCTGTTGGAGGTGATGAGCAAAGGGCGTCGCTTTGGTCCACCAGATTTGCAAATCTTCGACGGTGCTGCCCCAGAGGGACATCGCGGTAGCTATTGCTACGATGATGAAGGAACACCGGCAACAACGACTCAACTGATTAAGGATGGCATTTTAGTGGGGCGTCTGCATTCTCGTGAAACGGCAGGTAAGTTAGGCGAAGCTCCCAGCGGCAACGCCCGTTGTTTAAACTACCACTATCCACCTATTGTCCGCATGACCAATACTTGGATTGAACCGGGCAAAACCCCAGTTAAGGATTTAGTCCGAGGGATTCGCGAAGGGGTTTATGCCCGCAACTGGTTAGGGGGGATGACGAATGGGGAGATGTTCACCTTTAGCGCGGGTGAAGCTTGGATGATTCGCGAGGGACAGATTGCCGAACCGGTGCGGGATGTTACTCTATCGGGTAATGTGTTTAAAACCTTAGGCGACATCGAAGCGATCGGTAATGACTTCTACTGGGATGAGTCAGGCGGTTGTGGAAAAGGCGGACAAAGTGGCTTACCTGTAGGGTGTGGCGGTCCTTCTTTACGAATTCGCAATGTTGTCGTGGGAGGTAGTCAGTAG
- the dnaN gene encoding DNA polymerase III subunit beta, with the protein MKLTCTQSELNTNLSLVNRAVPSRPTHPVLGNVLLKADAENQRVSLTAFDLSLGLQTSFNANVEADGAIAIPAKLFNDIVSRLPEGDITLEDSLSEAESDADTESLSITLTSTSGQYKMRGMNSEDFPELPQIEDGMVVKLPVEALIEGLRGSLFATSADETKQVLTGVHLMVQEDSLEFAATDGHRLAVVETLNAKPTSEESQEDEEKPASEDTISSFELTVPARTLRELERMLGLSESSDTVALQFEVGQIIFQGGNHRLTSRTLEGQYPAYRQLIPGQFQRQVAIPRRQLLSAVERIAVLADQKNNIVKFDIDAQAQTIDLTVETQDVGSARESLSAQVTGESIEIAFNVKYLIDGLKALSTSDIQFQMNAANTPVILTPLGGLKMTYLIMPVQIRD; encoded by the coding sequence ATGAAACTAACTTGTACCCAAAGTGAACTCAATACCAATCTTTCTCTCGTAAATCGGGCGGTTCCCTCACGTCCCACCCATCCGGTACTGGGTAATGTGTTACTCAAAGCCGATGCGGAGAATCAGCGAGTGAGTTTAACCGCCTTCGACTTGAGTCTAGGTCTGCAAACCAGTTTCAACGCCAACGTCGAAGCGGATGGTGCGATCGCGATTCCGGCTAAACTGTTCAATGATATTGTTTCCCGTTTGCCAGAGGGAGACATTACTCTCGAAGACTCCCTCTCCGAAGCGGAGAGTGATGCAGACACCGAAAGCCTATCGATCACCTTAACCTCGACATCGGGACAATACAAAATGCGAGGAATGAACTCAGAGGACTTTCCCGAACTCCCCCAAATCGAAGATGGAATGGTGGTTAAACTCCCAGTTGAAGCCTTAATTGAAGGATTGCGCGGATCATTATTTGCCACCAGTGCAGATGAAACGAAACAGGTGCTGACCGGGGTGCATCTGATGGTTCAAGAAGATAGTCTGGAATTTGCCGCGACTGATGGTCACCGACTAGCGGTTGTGGAAACTCTTAACGCTAAACCAACCAGTGAGGAAAGCCAAGAGGATGAAGAGAAACCCGCCTCTGAAGATACCATATCGTCCTTTGAGCTAACCGTACCCGCTAGAACCTTAAGGGAACTTGAACGGATGTTAGGACTCTCTGAATCAAGCGATACCGTCGCCTTGCAGTTTGAGGTGGGTCAAATTATCTTCCAAGGGGGTAATCATCGCTTGACCAGTCGGACCTTAGAGGGACAATATCCCGCTTACCGCCAACTCATCCCCGGTCAGTTTCAGCGTCAGGTGGCTATTCCTCGGCGTCAATTACTGAGTGCGGTTGAACGAATTGCAGTTTTGGCTGATCAGAAGAATAATATCGTCAAGTTTGATATTGATGCCCAGGCGCAAACCATTGATCTGACCGTGGAAACTCAAGATGTTGGCAGTGCCAGAGAGTCCCTATCAGCACAAGTTACGGGTGAAAGTATCGAGATTGCCTTTAATGTGAAGTACTTAATCGACGGCTTAAAGGCATTATCTACATCAGATATTCAGTTCCAAATGAATGCGGCGAATACGCCAGTGATTCTCACTCCTCTGGGTGGTTTAAAGATGACCTACCTGATTATGCCTGTGCAAATCCGGGATTAA
- the coaE gene encoding dephospho-CoA kinase (Dephospho-CoA kinase (CoaE) performs the final step in coenzyme A biosynthesis.) — MTNLKRIIGLTGGIGTGKTTVSNYLADTYQLPILDADIYARDAVQPGSPVLNRIITRYGSDVQLADRTLNRKRLGEIVFPNPKERQWLEQQIHPYVRDRIESQLNILESPTVVLVIPLLFEANMTDLVTEIWVVSCPQEQQIQRIQERDRLSLEQAQSRLNSQLPLAEKVVRADVVLDNSSTRDSLLQQVDRALVRTK; from the coding sequence ATGACAAACTTGAAACGGATTATTGGCTTAACTGGAGGGATTGGCACTGGTAAAACGACAGTTTCTAATTATCTTGCCGATACCTATCAGCTTCCGATTTTAGATGCAGATATCTACGCCAGAGACGCCGTGCAGCCTGGTTCCCCGGTTTTGAACCGGATTATTACCCGCTACGGTTCTGATGTACAATTAGCCGATCGCACACTCAACCGCAAACGCCTAGGAGAGATCGTTTTCCCGAACCCAAAGGAACGCCAGTGGTTAGAACAACAGATCCATCCCTACGTGCGCGATCGCATTGAGTCTCAACTCAATATCCTAGAGTCTCCCACGGTGGTTTTAGTGATACCCTTATTGTTTGAAGCCAATATGACAGACTTAGTGACCGAAATCTGGGTTGTCAGTTGTCCCCAAGAACAGCAAATCCAGCGAATTCAAGAACGCGATCGCCTATCCCTTGAACAAGCTCAATCCCGTCTCAACAGTCAGCTTCCCCTCGCCGAAAAAGTGGTGCGTGCTGATGTGGTTTTAGATAATTCCTCCACTCGCGACTCTTTGCTTCAACAAGTTGATCGGGCTTTGGTTAGAACGAAATGA
- a CDS encoding RNA recognition motif domain-containing protein → MTIYIGNLSYQATEDDLQTVFADYGTVKRVVLPTDRETGRVRGFAFVEMTDEAQEESAISQLDGAEWMGRQLRVNKARPRDNNRGGSRRNTANNAW, encoded by the coding sequence ATGACCATTTACATCGGAAACCTGTCTTACCAAGCTACCGAAGACGACTTACAAACAGTATTTGCTGATTATGGCACTGTCAAGCGAGTCGTATTACCCACAGATCGGGAAACAGGTCGAGTTCGAGGTTTTGCTTTTGTCGAGATGACAGACGAAGCTCAGGAAGAATCTGCTATTTCCCAACTAGACGGTGCTGAGTGGATGGGACGACAGCTCAGAGTTAATAAAGCCAGACCCCGGGATAATAATCGTGGTGGATCTCGCCGCAATACCGCAAATAATGCGTGGTAG
- the def gene encoding peptide deformylase, with translation MTKSLEIAQLGNPILRQLAQPIDNVQDESIQKLIEALKAKAVAANGVGIAAPQISQSCRLFIVASRPNPRYPNAPTMEPTAMINPQIVAHSDQVVKGWEGCLSIPGIRGLVPRYQAIEVEYTNQEGKPQRQQLTDFVARIVQHEYDHLNGIVFVDRVESSQDLITETEYQRRIGEQS, from the coding sequence ATGACCAAATCCCTAGAAATCGCTCAGTTAGGTAATCCTATCTTGCGCCAGCTAGCTCAACCCATCGATAATGTTCAAGATGAATCGATACAAAAGCTGATTGAGGCTCTCAAGGCAAAGGCTGTAGCCGCTAATGGTGTGGGGATCGCTGCTCCCCAAATTTCTCAATCCTGCCGCTTGTTTATCGTAGCGTCTCGTCCCAATCCCCGGTATCCGAATGCGCCGACGATGGAACCGACAGCGATGATCAATCCACAGATTGTGGCTCACTCAGATCAGGTGGTCAAAGGCTGGGAAGGTTGTTTAAGTATTCCCGGTATTCGCGGGTTAGTGCCGAGGTATCAGGCGATTGAGGTAGAGTACACCAATCAAGAGGGTAAGCCGCAGCGACAACAGTTAACCGATTTTGTCGCCAGAATCGTTCAGCATGAATATGATCATCTCAATGGTATTGTGTTTGTAGACCGGGTGGAGAGTAGCCAAGATTTAATCACAGAGACAGAATATCAACGGCGGATTGGGGAACAAAGCTAG
- a CDS encoding helix-turn-helix domain-containing protein, with protein sequence MNHLTTAQEEQLKNIGTYLQHCREEQEKSIEEIALKTFISLRSLKALEAGRCEDLPEPVFVQGFIRRYAETLNLDSTRLLQSFATEVVSQPSDSPDSQAKHSEPTPISRSRQSDRLYRQPFLLCIGIGGIVAIGGLVYLLTQVLKPQPSIPAQESPTIEQQLNPNEPTVTSTPAPTVSDPNFPVQITVEMKGESWVRVSVDGKTEFEGILTEDDSPKTWNAKNELTIRSGNAGAVWVSLNQKTAKPLGEMGEVKDVTFTE encoded by the coding sequence GTGAACCATTTAACTACAGCTCAAGAAGAGCAACTTAAAAACATCGGAACCTATTTACAACACTGTAGAGAAGAGCAGGAGAAATCGATTGAGGAAATTGCTCTCAAAACCTTTATCTCCTTACGCTCGTTGAAAGCGCTAGAGGCTGGACGGTGTGAGGATTTACCTGAACCTGTCTTTGTTCAAGGGTTTATTCGGCGGTATGCCGAAACACTGAATTTAGACAGCACAAGGTTACTCCAAAGCTTTGCCACCGAGGTGGTATCGCAACCCTCTGATTCTCCTGACTCTCAAGCTAAACATTCTGAACCCACCCCGATTTCGCGATCGCGTCAATCTGATCGGCTCTACCGTCAACCTTTTCTGCTATGCATTGGCATTGGTGGAATCGTCGCGATCGGTGGATTGGTGTATCTGCTCACCCAAGTTCTCAAACCCCAACCTTCTATACCTGCTCAAGAGTCTCCGACAATTGAGCAACAGCTTAATCCAAACGAACCCACTGTCACCTCAACGCCTGCGCCGACTGTCTCTGATCCCAATTTCCCGGTTCAAATTACTGTAGAAATGAAAGGGGAATCCTGGGTGCGGGTTAGCGTTGATGGTAAAACTGAGTTTGAGGGAATTTTAACTGAGGACGATTCTCCCAAAACTTGGAACGCTAAAAATGAATTAACAATCCGCTCCGGAAATGCGGGGGCGGTATGGGTATCGTTGAATCAAAAAACCGCGAAACCCTTGGGAGAGATGGGTGAAGTAAAAGATGTAACCTTTACAGAATAG
- a CDS encoding CHASE2 domain-containing protein codes for MQPVIDKQVVVSDHVVTMVFTDLVNSTAVKKYLKGNDITTRNRLYFDTILKPHRQRVEANLVAYGGRVVKTEGDAYFVVFANASQAAQWAVALQISHTCEPIDTPLGPLQVRIGMHTGSPLPDGDDFIGEEVDYAARVSSLAHGGQILLSEVTTDLIHDAGITDLTIIPRGNHYLKGIGKAPIFELLYLNKRQRQRKKPRSWKSRGLQLLASLTGVGVAMGVGLTGVLQPMELKAFDHFMQIRPQQESPDPRLLMITITGGDVQAQSSAQRQGLSLSNAKLAQLLEKLAQYQPRVIGLDLYRDFPVEPQYGDLANRLRQDKRLITVCKVGDTTDNPGIPPPPDIHPDTLPERVGFSDVMLDPDGVVRRHLLGLAPPEQSECQISNSLSLVMALRYLEEEGFTAQLTSNNDLQIGQVVFPTLKNNSGGYQNIDAGGYQMLLNYRATSSVETIARTYTLKEVLEENKLTPELVKDRIVFIGTVDKTFHDFHATPYNKSNRPETAGVFLQAQMTSQILSAVMNERPLLVWWSEWAEYLWIGAWSLVAGLVSWRFRSPLLLGLAVAGMLSVLYGCSYVIFIQGIWVPMIPSGIAIVVTSGMVSVYFAHPSLKYWI; via the coding sequence ATGCAACCCGTAATCGATAAACAAGTTGTCGTATCTGACCATGTGGTAACCATGGTGTTCACAGACCTGGTTAATTCCACAGCGGTCAAAAAATATTTAAAGGGAAATGACATCACTACCCGCAATCGCCTCTACTTTGACACGATTCTCAAACCCCATCGCCAGCGTGTTGAAGCGAATTTAGTGGCTTACGGAGGGCGTGTAGTCAAGACCGAAGGTGACGCTTACTTTGTGGTTTTCGCCAATGCGTCTCAAGCAGCTCAGTGGGCAGTAGCACTGCAAATTAGTCACACCTGTGAACCCATTGACACCCCCTTGGGTCCCTTACAAGTCAGAATTGGCATGCACACCGGGAGTCCCTTACCCGACGGTGATGATTTTATTGGCGAGGAAGTTGACTACGCGGCTCGGGTGTCCTCACTCGCCCATGGGGGACAAATTCTGCTGTCGGAAGTGACAACAGATTTGATTCACGATGCGGGAATTACAGACTTAACCATTATTCCCCGTGGCAATCACTACTTAAAGGGCATTGGCAAAGCGCCGATTTTTGAACTGCTATACCTCAACAAACGGCAACGACAGCGTAAAAAACCCAGATCTTGGAAATCTCGGGGTCTTCAACTGTTGGCAAGTCTAACCGGTGTAGGCGTGGCAATGGGTGTTGGTTTGACAGGTGTGCTACAGCCTATGGAACTGAAGGCGTTTGACCACTTTATGCAAATCCGTCCTCAACAGGAAAGTCCTGACCCACGCCTGCTGATGATTACCATTACAGGGGGTGATGTTCAAGCTCAATCCTCTGCCCAACGGCAAGGGTTATCCTTGTCGAATGCTAAACTGGCTCAACTCCTGGAAAAATTAGCCCAATACCAACCGCGAGTCATTGGTTTAGACCTCTATCGCGATTTTCCGGTAGAACCTCAATATGGTGATTTAGCGAATCGTTTACGCCAAGACAAGCGTTTAATAACCGTCTGTAAGGTGGGAGATACCACCGATAATCCCGGAATTCCGCCTCCTCCAGATATCCATCCAGACACCTTACCCGAACGAGTTGGATTTAGTGATGTGATGTTAGATCCAGATGGCGTTGTCCGTCGTCATCTTCTGGGTTTAGCACCTCCTGAGCAATCCGAATGTCAAATCAGTAACTCTTTGAGTCTAGTTATGGCTTTGCGTTACTTAGAAGAGGAGGGCTTTACAGCCCAATTGACTTCAAATAATGACTTGCAGATTGGTCAGGTTGTTTTCCCGACCCTAAAAAATAATAGTGGAGGGTATCAGAATATCGATGCCGGGGGCTATCAAATGTTACTGAATTATCGGGCTACGAGTTCAGTAGAAACGATTGCGCGTACCTATACGTTAAAAGAGGTACTTGAGGAAAATAAATTAACGCCTGAATTGGTCAAAGACCGTATCGTGTTTATTGGTACTGTTGATAAGACCTTTCATGATTTTCATGCAACTCCGTACAATAAAAGCAACCGACCTGAGACGGCTGGGGTATTTCTGCAAGCCCAGATGACAAGTCAAATTCTCAGTGCTGTGATGAATGAGCGACCTCTTTTGGTGTGGTGGTCCGAGTGGGCTGAATATCTTTGGATTGGGGCGTGGTCTTTGGTGGCGGGTCTAGTCAGTTGGCGTTTCCGTTCCCCTCTCTTACTAGGCTTGGCAGTAGCCGGAATGCTAAGTGTTCTCTATGGCTGCTCTTATGTGATTTTTATCCAAGGAATTTGGGTGCCGATGATACCATCGGGTATTGCGATCGTTGTCACCAGCGGCATGGTTAGCGTATATTTTGCCCATCCTAGTTTAAAATACTGGATCTGA